The following is a genomic window from Zalophus californianus isolate mZalCal1 chromosome 10, mZalCal1.pri.v2, whole genome shotgun sequence.
CCCCAagaacccacccccacccccaagacttttgtccctgcctccctcagccccaccactgtctctcctttctcttcccaagCTTGGGCAAGGCAGAGCCGGCCATGCCCACACCCTCTGGCCAATACCCAAGCCGACCAGAAGGGCTTCGTGGTTGCATATAACCAAGCAGGGTTTCAGGGCTTTCTCAGTTTAGAAACATGGAACCCAGGTAATCTGAGGTCCATCCGTACTCCACACTTCATGCAGTcccaggagaggagcagggagcattAGGAAGCCTCCcaggggagaggcaaagagaaggaaatgccTGGGCTCTCAACAGGCAGGTGGCTGGGCAGAGGCGGGTAGCACTGTGTTCGTCAGAAGACCCTCAGCCCCTAGACCAGACACGCTCCCAGCTGTTGCCTGTTGCAGCCACATCCTGTGCAGAGTCCCACCACTTGGTCCCCTAGAGGCAGCGGACTTGGAAATGTGACACTCAGGGCTCCCTGAGAGTAGAACTTGGACCAGGGGATAGAAGCTCTAGGGAATAAAAACTGCGTTCAATAGAAGAAATCTCTCTCTGACAGTCAGAGGCCGAATGGACTGCTTTGGGAGATAGTAAGATGCCACTGGAGGTACCCGAGTGGTTGGAGGATCCTTTGTCAGGAATGCTGTAGAACGAATTCAAATATCAGAGAAACAGCCTGATCTCCTAGAGTCAAACATGCCTGGATCAACACCTGCATTATTACCTTTGTGGCCTTGGCCAAGATATCTATCCCTcaagcctcggtttcttcatctgcacaATGGGACATTGCAAGACATCATTCGACTAGAGCAAggattaaagaagacaaaaatattgGAAAGCACCTGGCACTTAATGGGTTCCCAATAAATGTCCATCCTCTTTCCATTAAAggggggggcagctgggggaggtTACATTAGATGCCCTCTAAGGTCTTCTACTGCAGAGTGTGGCTCTGAAACCCTTCCTGGCAGTTGAGAAGGCAGGCATACACCCGGGAGAGATGAGGAAGTAGATGTGGGAGGAAGAAGAGTGCCGAGGATGGCTGGGAACCTGCGGGGAGGTCATTCCGGTCAGTCCCGCGGttcccctcctctgccttccgGAACGGGAGGGGAAAGCGGGATGTACGGTGCAGTTGCCCCAGCTACCCCGGCCCATCCCCTTCcagcccgcccgccgcccgccgcccgccgcccgccccaggtgggagggaggaaccGGCGGAAAGGCAGCGGCCGGCGGGGAGGCCCGCATCCCCGGCCCCGCGCCGCCCCTCGGCGGAACCACAGCCAGCAGTCTGAGATCTTACAGGTGCTTTATTGTGCTAACGCTGTCGCCTGGGAGCTCAGATCTCTCGCGCCACCAGCCAGTCCGGACCCGCGCCCACTCCCCGGCCCCGGGGCCCTCCGCCTGGGCTTGGGGACGCCGGGCCTCCGGCCTCGACCGCGCTCGgcgctccccacccctccctcccgctcccgGCCCCCGCGCCCCTCCCGCCGAGGCACTGGCGCCGCCTCCCGCGCGGGCCCCGGGGAGGCGCCGTGGGCTCCGCTGCCCGGGAGGCCCCGGGCGGGCGCGGCGGGCGCGGGTCCGAGCGCGTCCCCGGCAGGCGGGCGACCCCTTGGCGCGCTCACACCAGGAGGCCGTCGGTGCGCTGCCGCGGCCCCTCGGCGCAGTCGGCGGGTTCGGCGCTCTTGACCTTGACGTAGACCGGGGAGGGGCCCGCTtcgcaggcggcggcggcggcggcgcaggGCGCCAGGGCCAAGTCCTCGGGGCCGCCGCAGGGCGGGGGCGCGTACTTGCGGCGCAGGGAGCGGCTGACGGTCTGCGTCGGGTACCCCAGCAGGTGGGTGACGCTGCGGCCGCGCCCGCTGGCCTTGCACCCGGGCGCCTCGGTGTCCTCTCTGTGGAAACAACAGGCGGGCGGGTGAGCGGGCTCCTCTGGGCGCGGCGTGGGCACGGCctggcgggggccgggggcgccGGCAGCCTCTCGAACCCGCGCCTCCCTCCGCCTGCGCCTcgcctctccctccgccccctcctgGCCGGCGACCCCGCCGCGGACCTGAGGGAGGCGCCCTCCGTGCCCGTCCGACGTGCGCACGGCCGCCCGCcttggcgggggggcggggccgcgggcaCCGGAGGAGCTGCCTTACCTGTCCTCCTCTCCTAAGCCAACACCAGCCCGGCCCTCTCGCCTCCTCTTCTCCGCGCCTCTGCCCCTCAACGTCCTGCTGCATCGCTTCCTCCATCCCCAGGGCACTGCAGCCATTAGCACGACTAGTCTTGTTCTAGTTTTATTCTAGTTGGCTTCTAATATAAGTTATTGGCACTACTCTTACTATTGACTCTTCTTAAATAAGCATGTCCAGAATTGTCACCGGCGCGAAATAGGGGGAACACGCAAAACTACagaccctgccctccaggagcttacagtctagacAAGACGGACAGGGAGCGGCACAGACAGGAGGGAAACGGAGGGCAGGGGAGTAGAGGCGAAGACTGGcgtgggagggggacagaggagccACGACGAGTGGCAGGTCGACATGCTGCGGTCCCAGCACTCCTGGCGAtggcaggcagggtgggggtggggatcccGGCCGGCCCGGTGGcaggcaggggtgaggaggggcagggcgCCGGTCCCCTGCCGCTCGGCAGCATGCAGCATGCATCAGGTTTTACCTGATCTCACTAGCCAAGTCGCTGCAGGCCCCTCCGCAGGCCCCTCCGCCGACCCCGCCGCCGTTGCTGTAGCCGAAGGCACCGCGGGTGCCGCCGGCCCCGGGGCCCCCGCAGCAGCAGCAGATGAGCCCCCAGATGCCCACCAGCAGACAGCCCagcatgagcagagagcccagcactGCGCCTATGATCATGCCTATGCGCCGGGAGTCTGTGGAGAGAAGTGAAGGCAGTCAGGTGCCTGGCTCACCAGGAGGGGCCAGGGCAGGTCCTCTGTGGGAAAGAGAGCAAGGACCCCTCGgggatctcagggccctgggaggcccagtgaggaaggagggggagatgCCAGTTACCCCTCAAAATGCATATTTCTCCCAGGGGTTCCCGGCCACCCCCAGCAGAGCCTTacacactgggggggggggtgtctccaaACACAGCCCGGGTTCCTCCAGCCCCGCCCTCCCGGTCCCAGGGCCGCCAGGGCCACCGTCACTGCACCCACCTGAGACCTTCacctccaccacacacacactgtagCCCACGTGGTTGGCCACTGTGCACTGATAGAGCCCATCATCCTCTCGGGAAATGTCCTTCAGCAGCAGGTCACCGTTGTTCAGACCTGAAACTGAAGGAGCGCCAGGGGGCTGGAGCGAAGCCCAGGGGCCTGGTGTCTGAGAGCAccaccccagcccaggccacTGCCGGTGGGGCCCAAAGGAGGGAAGGTgtatgcgcgcacacacacacacacacacacacacacacacacacactggcccaCCCCACTCTCCAGGTGAGTTGCTTTCCCAGCACTCAGACAGAGAGGCAaggcaggcccctctcccagcaaCAGGACAGAGAAACCATTCATTCACCCTGTGACCTCAGGGAAATGTGTCCCCTTTCTGGGCGTTGGTGTCCTTCTTTGTACAGTGAGGACAAGGTTAGACCAGAGGAATTCTAAAGGCCCCTCTAGCCCTGATGTTGTCTGGTTGTGAGTCCTGTGCagcttctccctgtctccccccgcccccttcctccTCACATGACCCTGGAAGGCAGACGTCATTATTCCTTCTCCATGTGAGATGAAGTCAAGGCAGAGCGACGTGCAGCCGCTTGCCTGAGCCTTGCAGCCAGCCGGTGATGCAGCCAGGACCTGAGCCTGGCTCTTATCTGTCCCAGGCCCTGCTCTCTGCACCCCGGGGCCCGCTGCTCGCCCAGTCCCACCTTGGTTCATGGAGCTGTGGAAGGACTCCTGGTAAGAGAGCTCGGAGTGGAAGCTGTGCTGTGAGTGGTAGGAGCCGGCGCGGTAGGGGCGGGTGTGCCCACTGATCTTGGCCCACTTGTAGGAGAGCGGCGGGGTGCCCCCGTTGGCAAAGCACTTCAGCACCACGTCGTTGCCGTGGGTCATGTGGCCCTCAGACCAGCACATGGGCACCGCGGGCCGTGCTGCAGAGAATGGGGCAGGTGTGAGCCAGGGCCCAGCCAAGAGGCTCCGAAGTCTGGGGAAAGGGTGCCCGGAGGCGTCCAGCTGTACCTTGGACAGTGACGATGACCTTCCGGCTGGCCATGGTGGTCTTCTTCACCCTACACTCGTAAGTGGCTGTGTCCGATACCTGCAGGTTCATGAGGTTGATGGAGGCATCGTACTGGCTGGGGTCCGAGGCGGCAAAGCGGACCCTCTGCTGCAGATGGGGGAGGTTGCCATGGTTGATCCTCTTGTCTTGGTAACTAAGGAACTGTGAAGAACAGGAGAACACGGAGATGGTGACACAGGCAGAGCCAAGGAGCCCCCCATGGCGCGGCTGCCTCGGGAACCTCACTGAACTTCTCGGAGACTCtgttgttggtggtgatggtgatgatgacaccAGACCCATTAACCTGGTAGTGAGCGGGTGAGAGCTGATGAGACCAGGCGCTCTGGAAAGTGTAAGCTCAGGCTGGGACTGCCCTGAGGCCTCCCGTGCCCTCTGGAGCAGGTGGGAGAAGGCGGACTGTGATCTGTGATTGCAGAGCCCTCGTCCCTGTTGCCCCCATCCCCAGAGAGTCCATGGGTAAGTTCAGGGTCTTCATTTGCTTATCTGCCCTCGTTTTCCCCTCAGGGTGTTGGCTGCCCTACAGGTAGACACCATGAAGCGTATGGTAAGGGGAACCCTAAGCCCGACACTCACCACATTCTCCCGATGTGAGGGGTCTGAATTGAGCTGCATCCACTCGATGTCTAGCCCATTAGGACCATAGTCCTCGGGGTCCAGGATGTAGGGGCAGCCCAGTCTCACATTGTCACCTTCTGCCAGGTACAGGACCTCCTGGCCATCCCCGTTGATCCGCACAGCAGACAGCAGcgctaggggaggggcagggcagatggggtgggggagaagaccagggggtgggggggtcagcTTCAGCCCCTCTCTCCACCATTCTCAGTGGAGTTCCCTAGGAAGCAGTGGCTGCCTTCAGCGCGCGTGTGCACGTGTGAGAGAATGCAGGGGTCGGTCTGTGATGTCTGGGCTTACGCGTGTACACGGGTCCATATTCTGTAACTGTGTGGGATTGCATCGGAATACTGTTTGTATGTATATGGCTGTTACATATGCTTGCTTGTGTGTACGCATGTTTGCGCAGGAATGTGTGCGTACACATGTGCGTGTAGGGTGCTTATGAGGACTTGTGGCTGCGTCGGCGTACCGTAGGGATACTCATGCCTAGAACCAGGTAGGCGATCTTATATACTTACAtgacgtgcgtgtgtgtgtgtgtgtgtgtgtgtgtgtgtgtgtgtgtgtgtgtgtaagcacaTGAAGCCGCCAGAGTTGTTAAATGCTCTGATGGAGAAGCCTGGCTCGTTAAAAGGCGCCTCTGTCTGGGCCAATGAGGCACACCTGTCTGGAGATAGGACGGACACCACGGCCTCCAGGGTCCCTTTCCAGCCCAAGGAGCAGAAGGCTGGACGTACTTGTGTGCATCTGTGTATGACAGTGCGTGGGTGTGACCGCGTGTGCCCGGCTGTGTAAGTGCTCTGGGTGACCATCTGTGCCTGTGTGTGGCAGGGGGCAGCTGTGAGCGGGAGCCTGGCTGTGTTTGTCTGATGGTGAGCAATTCTGTGTGCCCGGGAATATGGCCGCATGCATCTGTAGCACAGTCTGAGCCTTGCGTGATGCCATGGCATTGTGGCCTTGCGTCCTTCCCCGTTGGATTGTGTGGCTCAGGGGTAGCcgccctctcatgctcgctccaCTTGGGGCCCCTCCCGCTCCTAAGAGCCCTCGCTCTACTGAGTCAGCCATGGTGAGGAGCCAGGATCCAGAAGCTCAGGACTGAGCTCCTTGCCCTCCCTACCCTGAAGCCCCAGGCAAGCACTAGCCCCAACCGGTTGGACccagagaggaaggcaggaagacaaagcggggcgggggggggggggtgggcattGGTGGTGTGCTGGGGCCCCAACCTTAGCAAGCAGGGCAGGCAGGCTCCACCTCCCAGACTCCTgcagccctgggccctggcccAGCCTGGCTCATCTCCTCCTGCATTCATGACAGCCAGCAAATCCTTTGGAGTCCCAGCCCGGGTCTCAGCCACTCATTCAGCTCTGCCCGTCTCTCGATCTCTCTGGGGCCCCCGTTCTTGTTAGAGAGAGTGTAACACATGCAGTGACGTGTGGTCACACATTGACACACTTTTGCAGACCTTCAAAATGCAGACGTAGGGTAGGCCTATGCAGTCCCACCGTCCTGCCCACCCAGACACTGTCAGATCCAGACAGACCCGCATCTGCACGCAAACACCGGTACATATTAATCCAGAAGACGCGCCCACTGCACACTCCTAGAGTCCCCCGACTGCATTCGTTCAAGACTCAACACACCTGCAGAAGCTTAGTTTGGTTCTAAAGAGCCAGAGGGGCCCTTTCAACACCCCCAACCCCTCAGAGATCACTGAACTTGCCCCTCGGACCCCTGGCAGGGAGCAGCCCTAAccccctgggctgcagggggacCCAGAGCAGGCAGGCTGGCCACTGGGGCACTAACGGGATCCCGGGACGCCTCCTCCAGGCCCAGGCCAAGAGAACGCCAGCTCTCCTGCGATAAGGATCTTGATGCTGACTGCCAGATCCTGGGGCAGCTGGAGGCACACCAGGGAGGAGCCAGAACCCAGCGGAGAGCAGAGGCTCCCTGCGAGGAAGGGCTGCTGGGAgcaacccacaaccctgaggccTGTCCCCATACCCAGGGGGCTAATGGGCAGGAGGGCAAGGATGCAGGGAAGGGGGACTGGGAAAGAGGGACAGGCTGAACCACCCTGCACGAGGCTGTGTCCTCCATGGTCCCAGGCCAGGGCGCCTCACCTAGCCTCTCAAGCTCCCCACAGGGCTCCAGCCTTTCCACACCCCTTCAGGCTCCCCTGAGGACGTTGTTCCTGCTGTCTCACCTTGGTCCCTCTTGCTGTGGCACTAAGGAAGTATTCCggggaatgggagagaagagagaggctggagagagggaagaaagccaGGGTGGGAGAGCGAGCAGGTCAGGACgccctggagagagggagggaggacagggccAGGGACGATGCATGGCCCCCCATGAGAGCCCCATGGGTGCACTCCCTCTGGGGGTGTCTACTCTCAGCTTGTAAATCCTTCGTGAATTGTCAAGCTGCTTCCCCAGCGCCTAACCCTCCCCctggaggtgagggaggagaggaaggcagCCCTTATGAGAGGGCATTGGAGCCTGGATACAGGGAGCACCGGGTCTGCCCTCCCACACCCACTCCACacccccacaccacacaccacacaccacacacacggaCATGTCCCAGGTCCCCGGAGCACAGCTGGAGCTGTTCTCACCAGCCAGGGGGTTTGCACGCACCCTGCCGGTAAGgcagtatctctctctctctctctctctctctctctctctctcacacgcacgcacacaagcGCGCGCGCACATGCATAAACAAAGGCTGAAaatgctcccccctccccaagttcCTCCCACAAACCCCCTCATGCCGAATCCAGACCCCACGAGGGTCTCAGAGCCTTTTCCAGCGAGGCCCACACAGAATGGCCCTTGCCAGGACTTGCCCCAGCCTGGCAGGCAGCCACGGCATCTGCTCCTGAGCCCTGCTCTCAGGGTGTGCCCCAGTGGGGCGAGGGGGCCTGGGAGGCACCGTCCCCCCGCCCTCCGGCCTCATCCTGGCGGTGTGGTGCTACCCAGGAACTCTCAGAGCTCAGGGGCCCGGAGCAGATGTCCCTGCTTCACCCACGCAGATTACACCGAGGCTCTGCCTTCTCGTGGCAAGCACCTCCCTGCCCTTGGCTTGAGCCTGGGGGCCAGAGTGGGTCCCTCCTCCAGGAATAGTACACACTGAGGAGAAGGGGTCTTTCCTGGCTCCTCCTCAGCGCCTCCAGCTTTGCTGTTCACCTGACACCCCTGGCCCACccccagacccctccccccagttcTCAGGCAGGCCTGGACTCCCAAGCACAGCTGGTGCATGCATGTTTGAGCCCACACGGCTCACAGACACAGCAAAGATCCATCAGGGACTCCTGCCCCGTAGACACGTGCCCCAAACCTTCAGGCACAGGCTCTCCTGGGGAGAGGCCCCTTGGCGATATCCAAAGTGGGGTGGCAGCAGGCTCCTCCGACCACCTCCGAGGCTCGTCTGCAGGCCCCttgctgccccttccctgcccggCCGGCATCGTGTGGGCGTCCCTGCCGGATGCCCGGCCCCATACCTGGGCTCAGGCACACAAGTAGAAGGTGGAATGCTCCTCGAACTCCCATGTCTCTAGGCTTGGCGTCTCCTCCGCCTGGGCTGGGTATCCTGGGGGCCAGTGGTGGTGGGCGTGTGGGgacaggtggagggagggggactgAGGGCCCAGACGCTGCCCggggtggcaggaagagggaatgAGTGCCCAGCCGCAACCGGAGTTATTTCTATAGGAGGCCTGGTCCCCGCCTTGGGGAGGAGCCCCAGGAACCCTAATTATCAGGGTGACAGAGTGGCCTACCCAGGCATTACCCGGCCCTCACCCAAGCTCTTCCCGGTCCCGAGAGTGGCGCAGGGCAGCCAGCGGGACTTGTAATTAGGCACCTGTTAAACTTCCACTTCCTCCTGGCCCCATCCTCGGGTAACAGCCGTCGCCCCACTTCACAGCGTCCACAGGGCTCCTCTCATCACCACTCATTTGTTGCCTCCTTCCCTGGGGGAAACGGGGAAGCGGAAGGAGAGTCGGGCTTGGGGAGGTAGGGTGGCCAGGCCCTGAAGGATTAATACTGAGCCCAGGGGTCTGACCCCGCCTCCTCTGCACGCTCCAGGGtttcagcccccaccccctccagcatcCAGACCCACCCAACAGACCCTCAGGAACTACCCCCCAAGTTGAGGTCTGTGGAAAGGGGCTGCAAGGAAAGGAACACAGGCTGGAGGGAAGGCCCAGGCAGGTGAAAGGGACCCGGGAATGTCCAGCCCACCTTCCCCCTGAGGCCCCTGGCCCTTCAAAGGTAGTCAAGCCTCCTGAGATGCAAGGGGAGGGGGGCGTCTGGGAATGGGCATCTTCCCCTGGCTGCCTCTCTGGAGCTGTGTCCCCCACCCATACCTGAAGTGAGGTCAGCCCTGAGGGCAGGAGATCCCTGGGAGCGGAGCTGCCAGGGGGATCGAACCCCCAACTCCC
Proteins encoded in this region:
- the VSIG8 gene encoding V-set and immunoglobulin domain-containing protein 8 codes for the protein MGVRGAFHLLLVCLSPALLSAVRINGDGQEVLYLAEGDNVRLGCPYILDPEDYGPNGLDIEWMQLNSDPSHRENVFLSYQDKRINHGNLPHLQQRVRFAASDPSQYDASINLMNLQVSDTATYECRVKKTTMASRKVIVTVQARPAVPMCWSEGHMTHGNDVVLKCFANGGTPPLSYKWAKISGHTRPYRAGSYHSQHSFHSELSYQESFHSSMNQGLNNGDLLLKDISREDDGLYQCTVANHVGYSVCVVEVKVSDSRRIGMIIGAVLGSLLMLGCLLVGIWGLICCCCGGPGAGGTRGAFGYSNGGGVGGGACGGACSDLASEIREDTEAPGCKASGRGRSVTHLLGYPTQTVSRSLRRKYAPPPCGGPEDLALAPCAAAAAACEAGPSPVYVKVKSAEPADCAEGPRQRTDGLLV